In Flavobacterium sp. CBA20B-1, one DNA window encodes the following:
- a CDS encoding iron ABC transporter permease: MFKNYLKYHLLLLAFVVIAAICNLMIGSVRIPVLDIIDILTGNFSGKASWEYIVLEYRLPKLIIACVVGMALSIAGMMMQTLFQNPMAEPYILGVSSGASLGVAICILGKSLFSAAVQNYLSGNVAIILFALAGSTLVMLIILGISQRVRQIATLLIIGLMFSSFTSAFVNILAYFSTAEELKKFTFWSLGSLGNISWQQIGFIVPIILTTLSVSFLLNKPLNTLLMGEQYAKTMGLNIQKIKFFIILITCLLVAVCTAFVGPIAFLGLAVPHITRIVYKTTNHFQLFIGNIIIGALLLVVCDIICQLPGEQFILPINAVTSILGAPLVIYLMLRKSKIS; this comes from the coding sequence ATGTTTAAAAACTATTTAAAATATCATTTGTTACTTTTAGCATTCGTGGTAATTGCCGCAATTTGCAATTTAATGATTGGTTCGGTTCGTATTCCCGTGCTTGATATTATTGATATTTTAACGGGTAATTTCTCGGGAAAAGCCAGTTGGGAATACATTGTTTTAGAATACCGATTGCCAAAATTAATCATTGCGTGCGTTGTGGGAATGGCACTTTCAATAGCCGGAATGATGATGCAAACGCTTTTTCAAAACCCCATGGCTGAACCTTATATTTTGGGAGTGAGTTCTGGTGCAAGTTTGGGAGTTGCTATTTGTATTTTAGGGAAAAGTTTATTTTCTGCGGCTGTTCAAAATTATTTAAGCGGAAATGTAGCCATTATCCTTTTTGCTTTGGCAGGAAGCACTTTGGTTATGCTTATTATTTTAGGAATTTCACAACGTGTTCGGCAAATAGCTACTTTATTAATAATTGGTTTAATGTTTAGTAGTTTTACGAGTGCTTTTGTAAATATTCTGGCTTATTTTTCTACTGCCGAAGAACTAAAAAAATTCACGTTTTGGAGTTTAGGAAGTTTAGGAAATATTTCGTGGCAACAAATAGGCTTTATCGTTCCAATTATTTTAACAACTTTATCAGTTTCTTTTTTATTAAATAAACCACTGAATACGCTATTAATGGGAGAGCAATATGCAAAAACCATGGGCTTGAACATACAAAAAATAAAATTTTTTATTATTTTAATCACGTGTTTGTTGGTAGCCGTTTGCACAGCTTTTGTAGGACCAATAGCTTTTCTTGGTTTAGCCGTACCGCATATTACTCGTATTGTTTATAAAACCACCAATCACTTTCAATTGTTTATTGGTAATATCATAATTGGTGCATTGCTGCTTGTGGTGTGTGATATTATTTGCCAGTTACCCGGAGAACAATTTATATTGCCCATCAATGCGGTAACATCTATATTAGGCGCGCCTTTGGTGATTTATTTGATGTTGAGAAAATCTAAAATTTCATAA
- a CDS encoding universal stress protein has translation MKKILFPTDFSETASNAFVYALKLAQSIDAEIYVLNTYEMPIISTTSAGQPELIQSVYTSIELNHFDTYKKEVPKLRAVAEQLNCGDIPLTFIFEEGILLTILQKIITDEHIDFIVMGTNGNSGFEKKLLGSNTVHVMENVEIPILSVPKKATFKRLNHFGFATMLRESDKAGLQQIIKIAAALNADVKVLHVLRKENPSAMEVLNSWKKEFNATNVSFHTVLNEKLEDSVFFFIDDQLIDLMCIVKRHLNFFEKIFSSSLSKQLSYHADVPVLVLKEQINK, from the coding sequence ATGAAAAAGATTCTTTTCCCAACCGATTTTTCTGAAACTGCCAGCAACGCTTTTGTGTATGCGTTGAAGTTAGCACAAAGTATTGATGCAGAAATTTATGTGTTGAACACCTACGAAATGCCTATTATTTCAACTACTTCGGCAGGTCAACCAGAACTGATACAAAGTGTTTACACTTCTATTGAGTTGAATCATTTTGATACTTATAAAAAAGAGGTTCCTAAACTACGAGCAGTGGCAGAACAGTTGAATTGTGGCGATATACCACTCACTTTTATTTTTGAAGAAGGTATATTGCTTACAATTCTGCAAAAAATAATTACCGACGAACATATTGATTTTATTGTGATGGGAACCAATGGCAACTCGGGTTTTGAAAAAAAACTATTAGGGTCAAACACCGTTCATGTAATGGAAAATGTAGAAATACCTATTTTAAGTGTTCCTAAAAAAGCAACATTTAAACGTTTGAATCATTTTGGTTTTGCAACAATGCTTCGCGAAAGTGATAAAGCTGGTTTGCAGCAAATTATTAAAATTGCAGCAGCTTTGAATGCAGATGTTAAAGTGTTGCATGTTTTGCGAAAAGAAAACCCAAGCGCAATGGAAGTTTTAAACAGTTGGAAGAAAGAATTTAATGCTACAAACGTAAGCTTTCATACGGTTTTAAATGAAAAATTAGAAGATAGCGTTTTCTTTTTTATCGATGATCAACTGATTGATTTAATGTGTATTGTAAAACGTCATTTAAACTTTTTTGAAAAGATATTTTCAAGTAGTTTAAGTAAGCAGCTATCATATCATGCCGATGTACCTGTTTTGGTATTGAAAGAGCAAATAAACAAGTAA
- the mnmE gene encoding tRNA uridine-5-carboxymethylaminomethyl(34) synthesis GTPase MnmE: MILNDTIVALASASGAGAIAVIRVSGPKAIETVANIFRSVKDKDLLKQKSHTLHLGYIVENEKVIDQVLVSLFKGSNSYTGEPTVEISCHGSTFIQQEIIQLLLRKGCRMATAGEFTMRSFLNGKMDLSQAEAVADLIASDNEASHQIAMQQMRGGFSNEIAKLREELLNFASLIELELDFSEEDVEFADRNAFHSLIQRIQFVLKRLIDSFAVGNVIKNGIPVAIVGEPNVGKSTLLNALLNEERAIVSDIAGTTRDTIEDELVINGIGFRFIDTAGIRDTKDVVESIGIKKTFEKIEQAQVVLYLFESLKFKVQSSEYIIEIEKIKNQFPLKPLIVVINKMDLLSEDEIQTIKSQLEPLNVKLETISAKNNLGIEELKNQLLSFVNTGALRNNETIVTNTRHYDSLIKALEEIQKVQYALDTNISADLMAIDIRQALYYFGEITGEVTNDELLGNIFANFCIGK; encoded by the coding sequence ATGATTTTAAACGATACAATAGTTGCTTTAGCTTCGGCTTCGGGTGCAGGTGCCATAGCCGTGATTCGGGTTTCTGGTCCAAAAGCAATAGAAACAGTTGCAAACATATTTCGTTCGGTGAAGGATAAGGATCTTTTAAAACAGAAATCGCACACCTTACATTTAGGTTATATTGTAGAAAATGAAAAAGTTATAGATCAGGTTTTGGTATCCTTGTTTAAAGGTTCTAATTCTTATACAGGCGAGCCAACCGTTGAAATTTCGTGTCATGGCTCAACATTTATTCAACAAGAAATCATACAATTATTATTAAGGAAAGGTTGCAGAATGGCCACAGCAGGAGAATTTACCATGCGTTCTTTTTTAAACGGAAAAATGGATCTATCACAAGCCGAAGCAGTTGCCGATTTAATTGCATCAGACAACGAAGCATCACACCAAATAGCCATGCAGCAAATGCGAGGCGGTTTTAGTAACGAAATAGCCAAATTGCGTGAAGAACTGCTAAATTTTGCATCGTTAATAGAATTAGAACTCGATTTTTCAGAGGAAGATGTGGAATTTGCCGACCGAAACGCCTTTCATAGTTTAATTCAACGCATTCAATTTGTATTAAAACGTTTAATTGACAGTTTTGCCGTAGGAAATGTGATTAAAAACGGAATTCCTGTAGCAATAGTTGGCGAACCAAATGTGGGAAAATCTACGCTTTTAAATGCATTACTAAATGAAGAACGCGCCATTGTATCAGACATTGCCGGCACTACCCGCGATACGATTGAAGATGAGTTGGTGATTAATGGAATTGGGTTCCGATTTATTGATACCGCCGGAATTCGAGATACAAAAGACGTGGTAGAAAGCATCGGAATAAAGAAAACGTTCGAAAAAATAGAGCAAGCCCAAGTGGTTTTGTATCTATTTGAAAGTTTAAAATTTAAAGTTCAAAGCTCGGAATACATTATAGAAATTGAAAAAATAAAAAATCAGTTTCCATTAAAACCGTTGATTGTTGTGATCAATAAAATGGATTTGCTTTCTGAAGATGAAATTCAAACGATTAAAAGTCAACTTGAGCCTTTAAACGTTAAGCTTGAAACCATTTCTGCTAAAAATAACCTTGGAATTGAAGAGTTAAAAAATCAACTATTATCCTTTGTAAATACAGGTGCATTACGCAACAATGAAACCATTGTAACCAATACAAGACATTACGATTCTTTAATAAAAGCCTTAGAAGAAATTCAAAAAGTGCAGTACGCGCTAGATACTAACATATCTGCCGACCTTATGGCAATCGACATTCGTCAAGCTTTATATTATTTCGGTGAAATTACTGGAGAAGTAACAAATGATGAATTGTTGGGAAATATTTTTGCGAATTTTTGTATCGGAAAGTAA
- a CDS encoding helix-turn-helix domain-containing protein: MSSNIKVQRICQHCGAEFTARTTVTKCCSDKCSKALYKARIRAEKVQKSNSETQQIKTKPIEVIQVKEFLTVREVATLLNCSVRSIYYYIESGTIRATNLGQRITRVKRSEIDKLFEQPKTEQHKAEVMQSEITDCYTINEVLGKFSISETALQNLIKRKNIPKIKKGLYTYVPQLIIDNLLS, translated from the coding sequence ATGAGTTCAAATATTAAGGTACAAAGAATTTGCCAGCATTGCGGTGCTGAATTTACAGCCCGAACAACTGTAACAAAGTGTTGTTCTGATAAATGTAGTAAAGCATTATACAAAGCCCGTATAAGAGCAGAAAAAGTACAAAAGTCAAACAGCGAAACCCAACAGATAAAAACCAAACCTATTGAAGTAATACAAGTAAAGGAGTTTTTAACTGTTCGTGAAGTAGCAACCCTATTAAATTGTTCTGTACGTTCAATTTATTATTACATAGAAAGCGGTACAATTAGAGCCACTAATTTAGGGCAAAGAATAACAAGGGTTAAGCGTTCTGAAATTGATAAACTATTTGAACAACCAAAAACGGAACAGCATAAAGCCGAAGTAATGCAATCTGAAATTACAGATTGTTATACTATTAACGAAGTATTGGGAAAGTTCAGCATATCGGAAACGGCATTACAAAACCTAATAAAACGGAAAAACATACCTAAAATAAAAAAAGGCTTGTACACCTATGTACCTCAATTGATAATTGATAATTTATTGAGTTAA
- a CDS encoding site-specific integrase — MATKVSLREKKINNGRKSLYLDFYPPIPHPKTGEPTRREFLGLYIFEKPKTPIDKQHNNETLKIGESIRQKRENFLNKPEIYSEYEKEQLRKKEISELCFIDYFKKLTNKRAGSSYNSWLSALNYLEAFTKGKLKFSDLNESFFEDFKEYLLTTKSKKSDKTTLSQNSAVSYFNKVKATLKQAYKDGLLQTDLNAKISPIKEEETRKAYLTIDELNTLVKTPCNNDLLKRSALFSALTGLRFSDIQKMVWGEIEHINGQGYFLNFDQKKTKGVEVLPISEQAYSFTLGTENPKDMPQDKKVFDGLKYSAYHNKHLFQWIGKAGITKDITFHCFRHTFATLQLFSGTDIYTVSKMLGHKDLKTTQVYAKIVDEAKRTAVNKIKLDM; from the coding sequence ATGGCAACTAAAGTAAGTTTAAGAGAAAAAAAAATAAATAACGGGCGTAAAAGCTTATACCTTGACTTTTACCCACCAATACCACACCCAAAAACAGGCGAACCAACACGCAGGGAGTTTTTAGGGCTTTATATCTTTGAAAAGCCGAAAACACCTATTGACAAACAGCATAATAATGAAACCTTAAAAATAGGCGAAAGCATACGCCAAAAGCGTGAAAACTTTTTAAACAAACCCGAAATATACAGCGAATACGAAAAAGAACAGTTACGCAAAAAAGAGATAAGCGAGCTATGTTTTATTGATTACTTTAAAAAACTAACAAATAAACGTGCTGGTAGTAGTTATAACAGTTGGTTATCGGCACTTAATTACCTTGAAGCATTTACAAAAGGTAAATTAAAATTTAGCGACCTCAACGAGAGTTTTTTTGAAGATTTTAAAGAATACCTACTAACAACTAAAAGTAAAAAAAGCGACAAAACAACACTTTCGCAAAATTCAGCCGTTTCGTATTTCAATAAGGTTAAAGCTACATTAAAACAAGCCTATAAAGACGGTTTATTACAAACCGATTTAAACGCTAAAATAAGCCCTATTAAAGAAGAAGAAACAAGAAAAGCATATTTAACTATTGACGAACTTAATACGCTGGTAAAAACACCTTGTAATAACGATTTATTAAAGCGTTCGGCTTTATTTTCAGCCCTTACAGGTTTAAGATTTTCAGATATTCAAAAAATGGTTTGGGGCGAAATTGAACATATTAACGGGCAAGGGTATTTTTTAAACTTTGATCAAAAGAAAACCAAAGGCGTTGAGGTATTACCAATTTCGGAACAAGCGTACAGTTTTACATTAGGCACAGAAAACCCAAAGGATATGCCACAAGATAAAAAAGTATTTGACGGGCTTAAATATTCAGCATACCACAACAAACATTTATTTCAATGGATAGGTAAAGCAGGAATAACAAAGGATATTACTTTTCATTGTTTTAGGCATACGTTTGCAACCTTACAACTGTTTAGCGGTACGGATATTTACACCGTTTCAAAAATGTTAGGGCATAAAGATTTAAAAACAACACAGGTTTATGCCAAAATAGTTGATGAAGCTAAACGAACAGCAGTAAACAAAATTAAATTAGATATGTAA
- a CDS encoding helix-turn-helix transcriptional regulator, with protein MNNPFEVIEARLSSIENLILDLKHKPQSVEPTNQPEQLLTIDEVAILLHLTKPTIYSKISKNELPGVCKQGKRLYFDRQTIIDWIKQGRKKSNAEIEAEANAYLSNNKKGLNYGK; from the coding sequence ATGAACAATCCATTTGAAGTAATTGAAGCAAGGTTAAGCAGTATTGAAAACTTAATACTCGACCTTAAACACAAACCCCAATCGGTTGAACCCACCAACCAACCCGAACAGCTTTTAACAATTGATGAGGTTGCAATCCTTTTGCACCTCACAAAGCCAACTATTTACTCAAAAATTTCAAAAAACGAATTACCAGGAGTATGTAAACAGGGCAAACGTCTGTATTTTGACCGTCAAACAATTATTGATTGGATAAAACAAGGGCGTAAAAAATCAAACGCAGAAATAGAAGCAGAAGCAAATGCGTATTTGTCTAACAATAAAAAAGGGCTGAACTATGGAAAATAA
- a CDS encoding DNA primase family protein: MEANKQNLKNLITNDIVQHINSIEPIQTTNEDILQELIKSIGQIDFTLLAFPEIEIIKQKIEELKPLAFNEDGSVNKENKKEFKEYSELQRQLNSFKLTKNHFLILCIEQLINIAKANNWGLCKKNGYIYLYNGSYWSEIDKESFQSFLGNVALKMGVEKFRAKIHTFKDELFKQFLADAYLPTPKTNKKNVLINLQNGTFEITPTKRGLRNFDRNDFITHQLPFEYEPEATAPLFQKYLDEVLPDKDKQKVFAEYCGYIFIKPSVLKLEKMLILYGTGANGKSVFFEIINALLGTENISNYSLQSLTNDNGYFRAKIANKLVNYASEINGKLETDIFKQMASGEPIEARLPYGEPFILNEYAKLIFNCNDLPKDVEHTNAYFRRFLIIGFDVTIHESQQDKQLPQKIINNELSGVFNWILQGLDRLLEQKNFSKCEAIENARSNYEKQSDSVKMFIDEFEYTTSTDYTTISTLYNQYKAFCIEDGFRPVNKSNFMKRLHSFKIFVKRIDIGNVAYITTTNKNLF, from the coding sequence ATGGAAGCAAATAAACAAAATCTTAAAAACCTTATTACAAATGATATTGTACAGCATATTAATAGCATTGAACCAATACAAACAACAAACGAAGATATTTTACAAGAACTTATTAAAAGTATTGGGCAAATAGACTTTACATTATTGGCTTTTCCCGAAATTGAAATTATTAAACAAAAGATTGAAGAATTAAAGCCACTTGCATTTAATGAAGACGGAAGTGTAAATAAAGAAAACAAAAAAGAGTTTAAAGAATATTCAGAATTACAAAGGCAATTAAATAGTTTTAAGCTAACTAAAAACCATTTTTTAATACTTTGTATTGAACAACTTATAAATATTGCAAAGGCTAATAATTGGGGCTTATGTAAAAAGAACGGTTACATTTATTTGTATAATGGTAGCTACTGGAGCGAAATAGACAAAGAAAGTTTTCAATCTTTTTTAGGTAATGTAGCTTTAAAAATGGGAGTTGAAAAGTTTAGAGCTAAAATTCACACTTTTAAAGATGAGTTATTTAAACAGTTTTTAGCAGATGCTTATTTGCCTACACCAAAGACAAATAAAAAAAATGTACTTATTAATTTACAAAATGGAACTTTTGAAATTACACCCACAAAAAGAGGTTTAAGAAATTTCGATCGAAATGACTTTATAACGCACCAGTTACCGTTTGAGTACGAACCCGAAGCAACCGCACCACTATTCCAAAAGTATTTAGATGAGGTTTTGCCCGATAAAGACAAACAAAAAGTATTTGCAGAGTATTGCGGTTACATATTCATTAAACCAAGTGTTTTAAAACTTGAAAAAATGCTTATTCTTTATGGTACTGGAGCAAATGGTAAAAGTGTATTTTTTGAAATTATAAACGCACTTTTAGGAACGGAGAACATAAGCAACTATTCATTACAAAGTTTAACAAATGACAACGGTTATTTTAGGGCAAAAATTGCTAATAAGCTTGTTAACTATGCGAGTGAAATAAACGGCAAATTAGAAACCGATATTTTTAAACAAATGGCATCGGGCGAACCAATAGAAGCACGTTTGCCCTATGGCGAACCATTTATACTAAATGAGTATGCGAAATTAATATTTAACTGTAATGATTTACCAAAAGATGTAGAACATACAAACGCATATTTTAGACGGTTTTTAATTATTGGTTTTGATGTAACTATTCACGAAAGCCAACAAGATAAACAGTTACCACAAAAGATAATCAATAATGAATTATCGGGCGTATTTAATTGGATTTTGCAAGGACTTGACAGACTACTGGAACAAAAGAATTTCAGTAAATGTGAAGCAATAGAAAACGCACGAAGTAATTACGAAAAGCAAAGCGACAGCGTTAAAATGTTTATTGATGAGTTTGAATATACAACCTCAACAGATTACACTACAATAAGCACACTATACAACCAGTACAAAGCGTTTTGTATCGAGGACGGTTTTAGACCAGTTAATAAGTCAAATTTTATGAAGCGTTTACATAGTTTCAAAATCTTTGTTAAACGCATTGATATTGGGAATGTAGCATACATTACAACTACTAATAAAAATTTGTTTTGA
- a CDS encoding DUF6371 domain-containing protein encodes MENFKYSLDKGSKKHICPNCNKKTFVFYINTETGEYLPTDFGRCDREQNCNYHKAPPKGKKAYLINFLALTSISDKAYKLVDLNGIISIVPKSQILEQQKKKCFISEWYLKTSTINYFNCESKYFNTDEVTIINEVRSAPKPKVKPSFHGLELLDKMYFENPINNNLTEFLKTKFTSDEVFNAMQNYFLTGTNYFWNNATVFWQINHKEQIQGAKIMLYNKQNGKRIKEPYNHINWLHKAINEPDFNLCQCLFGLHLINEDYQKTIAIVESEKTAIVMSIFLPDFIWLATGSNGNFKFETLEPLKKRNVIAYPDKGEYINWLNKATELNSFNFKILVSDLIENTDFENGFDLADYYFKMHEM; translated from the coding sequence ATGGAAAATTTTAAATATTCATTAGACAAAGGAAGTAAAAAGCATATTTGCCCGAACTGTAATAAAAAGACTTTTGTTTTTTATATTAATACAGAAACGGGCGAATATTTGCCCACTGATTTTGGGCGATGTGATAGGGAACAAAATTGCAACTATCATAAAGCACCACCAAAGGGCAAAAAGGCGTATTTAATAAACTTTTTAGCATTAACCAGTATAAGTGATAAAGCTTATAAGTTAGTCGATTTAAACGGCATTATTTCAATAGTACCAAAGTCGCAAATACTGGAGCAACAAAAAAAGAAATGTTTTATTTCTGAGTGGTATTTAAAAACCTCAACAATAAATTATTTCAATTGTGAAAGTAAGTATTTTAATACTGATGAGGTTACTATAATAAATGAAGTTAGATCCGCACCAAAACCAAAAGTAAAACCAAGTTTTCACGGTTTAGAATTATTAGATAAAATGTATTTTGAAAATCCTATAAATAACAATTTAACCGAATTTCTAAAAACAAAGTTTACAAGCGATGAGGTTTTTAATGCAATGCAAAACTACTTCTTAACTGGTACAAATTACTTTTGGAATAATGCAACCGTATTTTGGCAAATAAACCATAAAGAACAAATACAAGGGGCAAAAATAATGCTATACAACAAGCAAAACGGTAAAAGAATAAAAGAACCTTACAATCATATTAATTGGCTACATAAAGCAATAAATGAGCCTGATTTTAATCTATGTCAATGTTTATTTGGTTTACACCTTATAAATGAAGACTATCAAAAAACTATTGCAATTGTTGAGAGTGAAAAAACTGCAATTGTAATGAGTATATTTTTACCTGATTTCATTTGGTTAGCTACTGGAAGCAATGGCAATTTTAAGTTTGAAACATTAGAACCATTAAAAAAAAGAAATGTTATTGCATATCCTGATAAGGGCGAATATATCAATTGGTTAAATAAAGCAACTGAATTAAACAGCTTTAATTTTAAAATTCTAGTTAGTGATTTAATCGAAAATACAGACTTTGAAAACGGTTTTGATCTAGCCGATTATTATTTTAAAATGCACGAAATGTAA
- a CDS encoding helix-turn-helix domain-containing protein produces the protein MDISEETFISNLGIHIRQLREKKNMSQQDLANDCSIPKSQIARIERATINTTVKTLIKICNALEIEPKELFNIPLK, from the coding sequence ATGGATATTTCAGAAGAAACATTTATATCAAATTTGGGCATTCACATAAGACAATTACGTGAAAAGAAAAATATGTCTCAACAAGATTTGGCAAATGATTGTTCTATACCTAAATCTCAAATTGCAAGAATAGAACGTGCAACCATCAATACTACTGTAAAAACATTAATAAAAATTTGTAACGCTCTTGAAATTGAACCAAAGGAACTTTTTAATATTCCATTGAAATAA
- a CDS encoding YdcF family protein — protein sequence MFLKKIKIVSITILLCLTTYFIITCFNITNYSKKDETQIADVGIVLGAGIWNDEPSPVFRERINHSISLYKDGYIKKIIFTGGKANGKKFSESCVAKRYAEKLGVNPTDIFIEEKSKITQENLKFAKEIMIENNLSKALLISDPLHMKRAILIAKDFNISAHTSPTKTSQYKSTNKKSTFLMRESIFYITYQIYRIFN from the coding sequence ATGTTTTTAAAAAAGATAAAAATCGTCAGTATTACTATTCTGTTATGTTTAACAACATATTTTATTATAACTTGTTTTAATATTACTAATTATTCTAAGAAAGATGAAACTCAAATAGCGGATGTTGGTATTGTTTTAGGAGCTGGAATTTGGAACGATGAACCTTCTCCCGTTTTCAGAGAGCGAATTAATCACAGTATCAGTCTATATAAAGATGGATATATTAAAAAGATAATTTTTACAGGAGGAAAAGCAAATGGCAAAAAATTTTCAGAATCTTGTGTTGCAAAAAGATATGCTGAAAAACTTGGTGTGAATCCTACAGATATCTTTATCGAAGAAAAGTCAAAAATCACTCAAGAAAATTTAAAGTTTGCAAAAGAAATAATGATTGAGAATAATCTATCAAAAGCTTTACTGATTAGTGATCCGTTACATATGAAAAGAGCAATTCTAATAGCAAAAGATTTTAATATTAGCGCACACACATCTCCTACAAAAACCAGCCAATACAAATCAACAAACAAAAAATCAACCTTTTTAATGAGAGAAAGTATTTTCTATATAACATATCAGATATATAGAATTTTCAACTAA
- the purB gene encoding adenylosuccinate lyase, translating to MLTELNAISPIDGRYRTKTAPLADYFSEEALIKYRVLVEIEYFIALCELPIPQVANVSKDLFSELRKIYTNFTTEDALWIKNTEKTTNHDVKAVEYFIKHKFDQLGLQEYKEFIHFGLTSQDINNTAIPLSTKHAFEKVYMPTFIQLINKLKELSIEWKDIPMLARTHGQPASPTRLGKEILVFVVRLEEQLRLLNNIPFAAKFGGATGNFNAHKVAYPDKDWQFFGENFVERVLGLKHSFPTTQIEHYDHFAAFCDALKRINNIIIDLDRDIWTYVSMDYFKQKIKAGEVGSSAMPHKVNPIDFENSEGNLGIANAVFEHLAAKLPISRLQRDLTDSTVLRNIGVPFGHTIIAFEATLKGLNKLLLNESKFASDLENNWAVVAEAIQTILRREAYPNPYEALKDLTRTNEVINAQSIHAFIDTLNVSTEVKNELKQITPQNYLGVSI from the coding sequence ATGTTAACAGAATTAAATGCTATTTCTCCGATCGATGGAAGATATAGAACAAAAACAGCTCCATTAGCAGATTATTTTTCGGAAGAAGCTCTTATAAAATATCGCGTTTTAGTAGAAATTGAATATTTCATTGCGCTGTGCGAATTGCCAATTCCACAAGTAGCCAATGTATCCAAAGATTTATTCTCGGAATTAAGAAAAATTTACACCAATTTCACTACTGAAGATGCACTGTGGATAAAAAATACCGAAAAAACAACCAATCACGATGTGAAAGCTGTTGAGTATTTTATTAAACATAAATTTGACCAATTAGGTTTGCAAGAGTATAAAGAGTTTATTCACTTTGGATTAACCTCTCAAGATATCAACAACACCGCAATACCTTTATCAACAAAGCATGCTTTTGAAAAAGTATATATGCCCACTTTTATTCAATTAATTAATAAGTTAAAAGAATTAAGCATAGAGTGGAAGGATATTCCCATGTTGGCACGTACACACGGACAACCTGCATCGCCAACGCGTTTAGGAAAAGAAATTTTGGTTTTTGTGGTTCGTTTAGAAGAACAGTTGCGTTTGTTGAACAACATTCCGTTTGCTGCTAAATTTGGTGGCGCAACCGGAAACTTCAACGCACATAAAGTGGCTTATCCAGATAAAGACTGGCAATTTTTTGGTGAGAATTTTGTTGAGAGAGTGTTAGGTTTAAAACATTCTTTTCCAACTACTCAAATAGAACATTATGACCATTTTGCGGCTTTTTGTGATGCTTTAAAACGTATAAATAACATTATTATTGATTTAGATCGCGATATTTGGACGTATGTTTCTATGGACTATTTCAAGCAAAAAATCAAAGCCGGGGAAGTGGGATCATCTGCAATGCCACATAAAGTTAACCCAATTGATTTTGAAAATTCAGAAGGAAATTTAGGTATTGCCAATGCTGTTTTTGAACATTTAGCAGCAAAATTACCAATTTCTCGTTTGCAACGCGATTTAACCGATAGCACCGTTTTAAGAAATATCGGTGTACCTTTTGGTCATACTATCATTGCATTTGAAGCTACTTTAAAAGGATTGAACAAATTATTGCTCAACGAATCAAAATTTGCGAGCGATTTAGAAAACAATTGGGCAGTTGTTGCCGAAGCAATTCAAACCATATTGCGTCGTGAAGCGTATCCAAATCCTTACGAAGCTTTGAAAGATTTAACCCGAACAAACGAGGTGATCAATGCACAATCAATTCACGCATTTATTGACACATTGAATGTTTCAACAGAGGTAAAAAATGAATTAAAACAAATAACTCCACAAAATTATTTAGGAGTTTCAATTTAA
- a CDS encoding lipocalin family protein: MKKIIVTLVVALSFVACNDDDQAVDVLVGKWFPEAVIINGESQPYQGNSDCGKDYLQLNEFNSFEIGDYTQSEAEPSTTPVDPCPIQKFYGSYTVVDNELKLNGSNFFQGGTIIEKSASKLQLKRMIDVDGDGTDDEVIEVFVK, from the coding sequence ATGAAAAAAATTATTGTAACATTAGTAGTAGCTTTGTCGTTTGTAGCATGTAATGACGATGATCAGGCAGTTGATGTTTTAGTAGGAAAATGGTTTCCTGAGGCAGTAATCATTAATGGAGAAAGCCAACCATATCAAGGCAATTCAGACTGCGGAAAAGACTATTTGCAGTTGAATGAATTTAATTCTTTTGAAATTGGCGATTACACCCAAAGTGAAGCAGAGCCTTCAACAACACCAGTAGATCCATGTCCCATACAAAAGTTTTATGGTTCGTACACGGTTGTTGACAATGAATTGAAATTAAACGGCTCTAACTTTTTCCAAGGAGGAACAATTATTGAAAAGTCAGCAAGCAAGCTGCAACTAAAACGAATGATTGATGTGGATGGTGATGGAACCGATGACGAAGTAATAGAAGTATTTGTAAAATAA